From the Oncorhynchus nerka isolate Pitt River linkage group LG28, Oner_Uvic_2.0, whole genome shotgun sequence genome, one window contains:
- the LOC115113591 gene encoding sorbitol dehydrogenase-like isoform X1: protein MEKENLSVVLHSQGDLRLEQRPIPEPGPNEVLLQMHSVGICGSDVHFWQNGRIGDYVVKKPMVLGHEASGRVVKVGSAVKNLKEGDRVAVEPGVPREIDEFFKSGKYNLSPTIFFCATPPDDGNLCRFYKHSANFCYKLPDNVTYEEGALIEPLSVAIHACRRAGVTLGSSVLICGAGPIGLVCLLVAKAMGASQVVITDLSADRLVMAKELGADFPLTVKREDGPEELAKRVEGLLGAQPHITIECTGVESSVQTAIYATRPGGVVVLVGLGAAMTTIPLLNAALREVDIRGVFRYCNTWPIAIAMLASKKVNVAPLVTHRFPLEQAVQAFETTRQGQGVKIMLKCDKTDQNP, encoded by the exons ATGGAAAAAGAGAACCTATCCGTGGTGTTGCATTCCCAGGGCGACCTCAGACTG GAACAACGACCCATCCCTGAACCAGGTCCAAATG AGGTGTTGCTTCAGATGCATTCAGTTGGGATCTGTGGGTCCGATGTGCACTTCTGGCAAAATGGACGCATAGGTGACTATGTGGTAAAAAAGCCCATGGTGCTGGGACATGAGGCCTCTGGTCGGGTGGTGAAGGTGGGCTCAGCAGTGAAGAACCTCAAAGAAG GTGATAGAGTCGCTGTAGAGCCAGGTGTCCCTCGCGAGATAGATGAGTTCTTCAAATCAGGAAAATACAATCTTTCCCCCACTATCTTCTTCTGTGCCACACCCCCTGATGATGGGAATTTGTGCAGATTTTACAAACACAGCGCCAACTTCTGTTACAA GTTGCCTGACAATGTGACATATGAGGAGGGGGCCCTGATTGAGCCCCTGTCTGTGGCTATTCATGCCTGCCGCAGAGCTGGAGTGACCCTGGGCAGCAGTGTACTGATCTGTGGGGCAG GACCAATTGGGCTGGTCTGTCTGCTGGTGGCCAAGGCTATGGGTGCCTCACAGGTAGTAATAACTG ACCTGTCAGCAGATCGCCTGGTCATGGCCAAGGAGCTGGGAGCAGACTTCCCTCTGACtgtgaagagagaggatgggcctGAGGAGCTGGCTAAGAGAGTTGAAGGACTGCTGGGAGCACAGCCTCATATCACCATTGAGTGCACCGGTGTGGAGAGCAGTGTCCAGACTGCCATTTAT GCTACACgtcctggaggagtggtggttcTAGTGGGGTTGGGTGCAGCGATGACCACTATCCCACTGCTTAATGCTGCTCTCAGAGAGGTGGACATCAGAGGGGTCTTCCGCTACTGCAACAC CTGGCCAATAGCTATAGCGATGCTGGCCTCTAAGAAGGTGAACGTGGCGCCCCTGGTGACCCACCGGTTCCCCCTAGAGCAGGCTGTGCAGGCCTTCGAGACCACACGCCAGGGACAAGGGGTCAAGATCATGCTCAAGTGTGACAAGACGGACCAGAACCCCTGA
- the LOC115113591 gene encoding sorbitol dehydrogenase-like isoform X2 — protein MHSVGICGSDVHFWQNGRIGDYVVKKPMVLGHEASGRVVKVGSAVKNLKEGDRVAVEPGVPREIDEFFKSGKYNLSPTIFFCATPPDDGNLCRFYKHSANFCYKLPDNVTYEEGALIEPLSVAIHACRRAGVTLGSSVLICGAGPIGLVCLLVAKAMGASQVVITDLSADRLVMAKELGADFPLTVKREDGPEELAKRVEGLLGAQPHITIECTGVESSVQTAIYATRPGGVVVLVGLGAAMTTIPLLNAALREVDIRGVFRYCNTWPIAIAMLASKKVNVAPLVTHRFPLEQAVQAFETTRQGQGVKIMLKCDKTDQNP, from the exons ATGCATTCAGTTGGGATCTGTGGGTCCGATGTGCACTTCTGGCAAAATGGACGCATAGGTGACTATGTGGTAAAAAAGCCCATGGTGCTGGGACATGAGGCCTCTGGTCGGGTGGTGAAGGTGGGCTCAGCAGTGAAGAACCTCAAAGAAG GTGATAGAGTCGCTGTAGAGCCAGGTGTCCCTCGCGAGATAGATGAGTTCTTCAAATCAGGAAAATACAATCTTTCCCCCACTATCTTCTTCTGTGCCACACCCCCTGATGATGGGAATTTGTGCAGATTTTACAAACACAGCGCCAACTTCTGTTACAA GTTGCCTGACAATGTGACATATGAGGAGGGGGCCCTGATTGAGCCCCTGTCTGTGGCTATTCATGCCTGCCGCAGAGCTGGAGTGACCCTGGGCAGCAGTGTACTGATCTGTGGGGCAG GACCAATTGGGCTGGTCTGTCTGCTGGTGGCCAAGGCTATGGGTGCCTCACAGGTAGTAATAACTG ACCTGTCAGCAGATCGCCTGGTCATGGCCAAGGAGCTGGGAGCAGACTTCCCTCTGACtgtgaagagagaggatgggcctGAGGAGCTGGCTAAGAGAGTTGAAGGACTGCTGGGAGCACAGCCTCATATCACCATTGAGTGCACCGGTGTGGAGAGCAGTGTCCAGACTGCCATTTAT GCTACACgtcctggaggagtggtggttcTAGTGGGGTTGGGTGCAGCGATGACCACTATCCCACTGCTTAATGCTGCTCTCAGAGAGGTGGACATCAGAGGGGTCTTCCGCTACTGCAACAC CTGGCCAATAGCTATAGCGATGCTGGCCTCTAAGAAGGTGAACGTGGCGCCCCTGGTGACCCACCGGTTCCCCCTAGAGCAGGCTGTGCAGGCCTTCGAGACCACACGCCAGGGACAAGGGGTCAAGATCATGCTCAAGTGTGACAAGACGGACCAGAACCCCTGA